The following proteins are encoded in a genomic region of Fundidesulfovibrio putealis DSM 16056:
- a CDS encoding sensor histidine kinase — translation MIGLGLRIFLSHLVAGSLGILALGRGEADGSKLALAFGVLLACSALSSYALSVRHARFIRKCAEVLKSVGDGDYGRRLWPQSGMALEELAQSVNAMASGIEAQITSLEAEKMRMETVLGGMREGLMVLGEDGRIMLVNKAFEEIFPTASDSAGRLPIEAVPCPELQNAADTVLNWKDDSRPAVVSVQIEPGQDRYFDVSLVRPVQRSSGLGAVLVFHDLTEFRRLDKVRRDFVANVSHELRTPLTSIKGYAETLLGEKKFRDGQERRFLDVIIKNANHMSRMVDELLSLARIENDRQPPGKSRVKASESLRGAMRECATLAAERNVTVDNRLPDAGPLVLADAGQLTQVFRNLLENAIKYGPEGSRVIVSHHPGHADVTFCVEDTGPGVPEAERQRVFERFYRVDRPRNKGEGGTGLGLAIAKHIVERHGGRIWVDQAQEGPSGAAFCFSLPEAS, via the coding sequence ATGATAGGTCTGGGGCTTCGCATATTCCTCTCCCACCTCGTTGCGGGGAGCCTGGGCATCCTGGCGCTTGGCCGGGGCGAGGCCGACGGTTCGAAGCTGGCCCTGGCCTTCGGGGTGCTGCTGGCCTGCTCCGCCCTGTCCAGCTACGCGCTCTCGGTCAGGCACGCCCGGTTCATCCGCAAGTGCGCCGAGGTCCTCAAATCCGTGGGCGACGGCGACTACGGGCGCAGGCTCTGGCCGCAGTCCGGCATGGCCCTGGAGGAGCTGGCCCAGAGCGTCAACGCCATGGCCAGCGGCATCGAGGCGCAGATCACCTCCCTGGAGGCCGAGAAGATGCGCATGGAGACCGTGCTTGGCGGCATGCGCGAGGGCCTGATGGTGCTCGGCGAGGACGGGCGCATCATGCTGGTGAACAAGGCCTTCGAGGAAATATTTCCGACGGCGTCCGACAGCGCGGGCAGGCTGCCCATCGAGGCCGTGCCCTGCCCGGAACTCCAGAACGCCGCCGACACAGTGCTCAACTGGAAGGACGACTCGCGCCCGGCCGTGGTCAGCGTGCAGATCGAACCCGGCCAGGACCGCTACTTCGACGTGAGCCTGGTGCGCCCGGTGCAGCGCTCCTCGGGGCTTGGGGCGGTGCTGGTGTTCCACGACCTGACGGAGTTCCGCCGCCTGGACAAGGTCCGGCGCGACTTCGTGGCCAACGTGTCCCACGAGCTGCGCACGCCCCTGACCTCCATCAAGGGCTACGCCGAGACGCTTCTGGGCGAGAAAAAGTTTCGCGACGGCCAGGAACGGCGCTTCCTGGACGTCATCATAAAAAATGCCAACCACATGTCCCGGATGGTGGACGAGCTCCTGAGCCTGGCGCGCATCGAGAACGACCGCCAGCCGCCCGGCAAGTCCCGCGTGAAGGCCTCCGAGAGCCTGCGCGGGGCCATGCGCGAGTGTGCCACCCTGGCCGCAGAACGCAACGTGACCGTGGACAACCGCCTGCCCGACGCGGGGCCGCTGGTCCTGGCCGATGCCGGGCAGTTGACCCAGGTGTTCCGCAATCTTCTGGAGAACGCCATAAAATATGGCCCGGAAGGCTCCAGAGTCATCGTGTCGCACCATCCCGGACACGCGGATGTCACCTTTTGCGTGGAAGATACCGGTCCCGGGGTGCCTGAGGCCGAGCGTCAGCGCGTGTTCGAACGGTTCTACCGGGTGGACAGGCCGCGCAACAAGGGCGAGGGCGGAACCGGCCTCGGGCTGGCCATCGCCAAGCATATCGTGGAAAGGCACGGCGGCAGGATCTGGGTGGACCAGGCCCAGGAAGGCCCCAGCGGCGCGGCGTTCTGCTTCAGCCTCCCAGAGGCGTCTTAA
- a CDS encoding aldehyde ferredoxin oxidoreductase N-terminal domain-containing protein produces MQIDYSFRILLADLTAGKGEYRRFGDKREVLGGSGLAAALYAEYGRPDLPALAPEQPLIFAIGPLTGCFPMMSKVVCGFKSPYNERFAESHAGGRLALSMRFAHIDALVIKGRAATLSSLAAGLRQFEISDVHYLKGMDVFTTGKMLRKMHKSGAGNRSIIRIGPAGENLSAYACINVDSYRHFGRLGAGAVMGSKNLKAVLVEGGSAMPAPEGKDFPALYKEIHMQLTTTQMMTKYHDLGTASNMAVMNKLHALPWRNMQTTHDDENIDRISGETFARELLLRKTACTGCPVGCIHVGLLREQFAKQNDVLYRQVAYDHEPVFATGSMLGMTSASDVLGVLDEIERQGLDAISGGVALAWATEALEKGAVTEAETLVPLKFGDSANYRRALEHLGTPPNEFYTLLAQGTLVAAERYKGQDYACVLGQEMAGYATGEVFFVSQAMGMRHSHLDSAGYSYDQKATDKDVAKAVAFMLEDERQRCVLTSMVSCLFARSAYTEESLGKALDVMGYPEVAANLSTASSTVQKLRWKTKFATGFDPDQVTIPKRYLEVVTWKGPIDAQYVRDLKEAYAVEIRKMAQ; encoded by the coding sequence ATGCAGATTGATTACTCCTTCCGCATCCTCCTGGCCGATCTGACCGCAGGCAAGGGCGAATACCGCCGCTTCGGAGACAAGCGCGAGGTGCTTGGCGGCTCCGGACTGGCCGCTGCCCTGTACGCCGAGTACGGCAGGCCCGACCTGCCCGCCCTGGCCCCGGAGCAGCCCCTCATTTTCGCCATCGGGCCGCTTACCGGCTGCTTCCCCATGATGAGCAAGGTGGTCTGCGGCTTCAAGTCGCCCTACAACGAACGCTTCGCCGAGTCCCACGCGGGCGGCCGCCTGGCGCTGTCCATGCGTTTTGCGCACATCGACGCCCTGGTCATCAAGGGCCGCGCGGCCACGCTGTCCAGTCTGGCCGCAGGGCTTCGCCAGTTCGAGATCTCCGACGTGCACTACCTTAAGGGCATGGACGTGTTCACCACGGGCAAGATGCTGCGCAAGATGCACAAGAGCGGGGCCGGAAACCGCAGCATCATCCGCATCGGCCCTGCAGGCGAGAACCTCTCGGCCTACGCCTGCATCAACGTGGACTCCTACCGCCACTTCGGACGCCTGGGCGCGGGCGCGGTGATGGGCTCCAAGAACCTGAAGGCCGTGCTGGTGGAAGGCGGCTCGGCCATGCCCGCCCCCGAGGGCAAGGATTTCCCCGCCCTGTACAAGGAAATCCACATGCAGCTCACCACCACCCAGATGATGACCAAGTACCACGATCTGGGCACCGCCTCCAACATGGCCGTGATGAACAAGCTGCACGCACTGCCCTGGCGCAACATGCAGACCACCCACGACGACGAGAACATCGACCGCATCTCCGGCGAGACCTTCGCCCGCGAGCTGCTCCTGCGAAAGACCGCCTGCACCGGCTGCCCCGTGGGCTGCATCCACGTGGGCCTTTTGCGCGAGCAGTTCGCCAAGCAGAACGACGTGCTCTACCGGCAGGTGGCCTATGACCACGAGCCCGTGTTCGCCACCGGCTCCATGCTCGGCATGACCAGCGCCTCAGACGTGCTCGGCGTGCTGGACGAGATCGAGCGCCAGGGGCTGGACGCCATCTCCGGCGGCGTGGCCCTGGCCTGGGCCACCGAGGCCCTGGAGAAGGGGGCGGTCACCGAGGCGGAGACCCTGGTGCCCCTCAAGTTCGGGGACTCCGCCAACTATCGCAGGGCGCTGGAGCATCTGGGCACGCCCCCCAATGAGTTCTACACCCTGTTGGCCCAGGGAACCCTGGTGGCCGCCGAGCGCTACAAGGGCCAGGACTACGCCTGCGTGCTGGGGCAGGAGATGGCCGGGTACGCCACGGGCGAGGTCTTCTTCGTGTCCCAGGCCATGGGCATGCGCCACTCCCACCTGGACAGCGCAGGCTACTCCTACGACCAGAAGGCCACGGACAAGGACGTGGCCAAGGCAGTGGCCTTCATGCTGGAAGACGAGCGCCAGCGCTGCGTGTTGACCAGCATGGTCTCCTGTCTGTTCGCGCGCTCCGCCTACACCGAGGAATCGCTCGGCAAGGCCCTGGACGTCATGGGCTATCCCGAGGTGGCAGCCAACCTGTCCACGGCGTCGTCCACCGTGCAGAAGCTGCGCTGGAAGACCAAGTTCGCCACAGGCTTCGACCCCGATCAGGTGACGATTCCCAAACGCTATCTGGAAGTCGTCACCTGGAAGGGGCCCATCGACGCGCAGTACGTGCGTGATTTGAAAGAAGCGTACGCCGTGGAGATTCGGAAGATGGCCCAGTAG
- a CDS encoding acetolactate decarboxylase — protein MPVFSRLLLLLAASLFLAACQHGPRKPALYQYSTLAALMAGNYEGQATVGDLASKGDFGLGTFNGLDGEMVVLDGTVRRADSGLRLNTAAANTLVPFASLVFFAPQGQAQLPGLPDLPGLSSWLDTQIASSRLFAAAKVQGTFARLTIRSVPAFSPPYPGLMEALKSQTVRELSDASGTLVGIRAPAETSGTAVPGWHFHFVSADGTTGGHVLAATPAAVQAAWMSMDRMVLDMPTTGKAGTAAEIPGETVGGATK, from the coding sequence ATGCCCGTGTTTTCCCGGCTGCTCCTGCTGCTCGCCGCGTCGCTCTTCCTGGCCGCCTGCCAGCACGGCCCCCGGAAACCGGCCCTGTATCAGTATTCCACCCTGGCCGCGCTCATGGCCGGAAACTACGAAGGCCAGGCCACGGTTGGCGATCTGGCCTCCAAAGGCGATTTCGGCCTGGGCACCTTCAACGGCCTGGACGGCGAGATGGTCGTGCTGGACGGGACCGTCCGGCGCGCCGACTCCGGCCTGCGCCTGAACACCGCCGCCGCAAACACGCTCGTCCCCTTCGCCAGCCTGGTGTTTTTTGCTCCACAAGGCCAAGCCCAACTTCCCGGCCTACCCGACCTGCCCGGCCTCTCCTCCTGGCTGGACACACAGATCGCCTCGTCGCGCCTGTTCGCCGCCGCCAAGGTCCAGGGCACATTCGCGCGCCTGACCATCCGCAGCGTGCCCGCCTTTTCACCGCCCTATCCGGGGTTAATGGAAGCCCTCAAAAGCCAGACCGTGCGCGAACTGTCGGACGCCTCCGGCACCCTGGTGGGCATCCGCGCACCAGCCGAAACATCCGGCACCGCCGTGCCCGGCTGGCATTTCCATTTCGTAAGCGCCGACGGAACCACCGGCGGACACGTGCTGGCCGCCACCCCCGCCGCCGTTCAGGCAGCCTGGATGAGCATGGACCGGATGGTGCTGGACATGCCGACCACCGGCAAGGCCGGGACGGCAGCCGAGATCCCCGGCGAGACCGTGGGCGGCGCTACGAAATAA
- a CDS encoding sensor histidine kinase → MGSETEEARKIVKKQLLTELQTELANSRQLIASLTTQLNIMKTKDSVQNHRFKELAFNSSAHELIIYQQQNTIHEERKHEAMLMQEVESLSKTISTLSAEMKLIEDKYHIVNHDIRGAIVMWLNTADLLLAEPGLSQQGVQILREAKASGVSILGFVDMFLSLSKIECGDFEVALEVVNAVDVVMSVISQNKKIINDKQLSLPPPSGAHGHVAKTCYIYCCLSMTNIILNNLLVNAIEASPVGAEIKVAFEKNDHRKISIHNFGEVPETIRNVFFDKFVTSGKRNGTGIGTYSAMLMAKAQNGDILADFSEPGATTITIIFQKPPEI, encoded by the coding sequence ATGGGATCAGAAACGGAAGAAGCAAGAAAAATAGTAAAGAAACAGCTACTTACCGAGCTTCAGACTGAGCTGGCTAATTCTCGGCAATTGATTGCGTCTTTGACGACTCAATTAAATATAATGAAAACCAAAGACTCGGTTCAAAACCATCGTTTTAAGGAGCTTGCATTCAACAGTTCTGCCCACGAGCTCATAATATATCAGCAACAAAATACAATTCATGAAGAGAGAAAACATGAAGCCATGTTAATGCAAGAGGTCGAGAGTCTTTCGAAAACAATATCCACCCTCTCCGCCGAGATGAAATTAATTGAGGACAAATATCATATTGTAAATCATGACATCCGAGGTGCAATCGTAATGTGGCTCAATACTGCGGATTTATTGCTCGCAGAACCAGGATTGTCACAGCAAGGGGTTCAAATACTTAGAGAGGCAAAGGCTTCGGGTGTAAGTATACTCGGGTTTGTGGATATGTTTTTGTCTTTGTCAAAAATAGAATGTGGGGATTTTGAGGTTGCACTGGAAGTCGTCAATGCAGTTGATGTCGTCATGTCTGTCATTTCTCAGAACAAAAAAATTATAAATGATAAACAACTTTCCTTGCCTCCGCCATCTGGAGCACATGGCCATGTTGCTAAAACATGTTATATCTACTGCTGTTTGTCCATGACGAATATTATTTTGAATAATTTACTAGTCAATGCCATTGAGGCCTCCCCTGTCGGGGCGGAGATTAAGGTTGCTTTTGAAAAGAATGATCACCGTAAAATTTCAATACACAATTTTGGTGAAGTTCCAGAAACAATACGAAACGTTTTTTTTGATAAATTTGTGACATCCGGGAAGAGAAATGGGACAGGAATCGGGACATATTCAGCCATGCTCATGGCGAAAGCTCAGAATGGGGATATCCTTGCTGACTTCTCAGAGCCTGGAGCTACTACGATAACGATCATATTTCAAAAACCCCCAGAGATTTGA
- the amrA gene encoding AmmeMemoRadiSam system protein A, with the protein MHAFRFELSDTEKEFLKRLVRESIAAKLSGDSVWQPPEPPTDTLRQNYGAFVTLTLDENLRGCIGHLVGDQPLYLTIAGMAQAAAFEDPRFPPLTSDEFKRIHIEISILGPITPCPDPELVEVGRHGLIMRQGHRQGLLLPQVPVEWRWDRETFLSQTCRKAGLPPDAWKMDATDIYWFEAEVF; encoded by the coding sequence ATGCACGCGTTCCGCTTCGAACTGAGCGACACGGAAAAAGAGTTCCTCAAGCGTCTGGTGCGCGAGAGCATCGCGGCAAAGCTGTCCGGCGACTCCGTCTGGCAGCCGCCCGAACCGCCCACGGACACCCTGCGACAGAACTACGGGGCCTTCGTCACCCTGACCCTGGACGAAAACCTGCGCGGCTGCATCGGCCATCTCGTCGGCGACCAGCCCCTGTACCTGACCATCGCCGGGATGGCCCAGGCGGCCGCCTTCGAGGACCCGCGCTTCCCGCCTCTGACCAGCGACGAGTTCAAGCGCATCCACATCGAGATTTCCATCCTCGGCCCCATCACCCCCTGCCCGGACCCGGAGCTGGTGGAAGTGGGACGCCACGGGCTCATCATGCGCCAGGGCCACCGGCAGGGCCTCCTGCTGCCGCAAGTGCCTGTGGAGTGGCGCTGGGACCGGGAGACCTTCCTGTCCCAGACCTGCCGCAAGGCGGGGCTGCCGCCCGACGCATGGAAAATGGACGCGACAGACATCTACTGGTTCGAGGCGGAGGTCTTTTGA
- a CDS encoding glycosyltransferase family protein produces the protein MLTLAAYSLDLPSYACARLRLIAPALTLRGRIDLRWGAASNGRDYAIDPSVMNGADAAVFQRYFPMKETWPLVEQVLGSGIPVIYEVDDNFLAVPSEHPMKARLDPVEPYARELLSRASLVTVSCAELARAVSGLAKRVAVLPNYLEERLWLCAPREREEAAAGAPVRVVFAGTPSHAGDVRSIAPALRRVKERCGSGVELVFLGCPPPEGLEARELPFSEDYAAYARDLKNLAPDIGLAPLENTPFNRCKSAVKWLEYSALGAAGVYADLAPYDPVRHGETGLKAGADPDLWEEALMRLVEDKTLRQEMGERARAEVLAHWGLRAGAEGYFKVWQEAARAGK, from the coding sequence ATGCTCACACTGGCCGCTTATTCCCTGGACCTTCCCTCCTATGCCTGCGCACGACTGCGCCTGATCGCCCCGGCACTGACCCTGCGGGGGCGCATCGACCTGCGCTGGGGCGCGGCCAGCAATGGCCGCGACTACGCCATCGATCCCTCGGTCATGAACGGCGCGGACGCGGCGGTGTTCCAGCGCTATTTTCCCATGAAAGAAACCTGGCCGCTGGTGGAACAGGTCCTGGGCTCGGGAATCCCCGTGATCTACGAAGTGGACGACAACTTCCTGGCCGTGCCGTCCGAACATCCCATGAAGGCGCGGCTGGACCCGGTGGAGCCTTACGCCAGGGAGCTTCTGTCGCGCGCCTCGCTGGTCACGGTCAGCTGCGCGGAGCTGGCCCGGGCCGTGTCCGGGCTGGCGAAACGCGTGGCGGTGCTGCCCAATTACCTGGAGGAACGGCTGTGGCTTTGCGCGCCGCGCGAGCGCGAAGAGGCGGCAGCCGGTGCGCCGGTGCGCGTGGTGTTCGCGGGCACGCCCTCGCACGCGGGCGACGTGAGGAGCATCGCTCCGGCGCTTCGCCGCGTGAAGGAGCGCTGCGGCAGCGGGGTGGAGCTGGTGTTCCTGGGGTGCCCTCCGCCAGAAGGCCTGGAAGCCCGCGAGCTGCCCTTCAGCGAGGACTACGCCGCCTACGCCCGCGACCTGAAGAATCTGGCCCCGGACATCGGCCTGGCCCCTTTGGAGAACACCCCCTTCAACCGCTGCAAGAGCGCCGTGAAGTGGCTGGAGTATTCGGCGCTTGGCGCGGCGGGCGTGTACGCGGACCTCGCGCCGTACGACCCGGTGCGCCACGGGGAGACCGGACTCAAGGCCGGGGCTGATCCTGACCTGTGGGAGGAGGCCCTGATGCGGCTGGTGGAGGACAAAACCCTGCGCCAGGAAATGGGAGAGCGCGCCAGGGCCGAGGTGCTGGCCCACTGGGGGCTGCGGGCCGGAGCCGAAGGATATTTCAAGGTCTGGCAGGAGGCGGCGCGTGCGGGGAAATGA
- the rbr gene encoding rubrerythrin, whose amino-acid sequence MPELKGTETEKNLLAAFAGECQAHVRYAFFAKQAKKDGYEQIAHIFLETAEQERVHARRFHKLMDGLDAEVTLSLRSAGVGTTLENLKRSADDEQRESGRDYPTAAATAREEGFTEAALVFENIALAEERHRSRFQALADNIEADRVFVRDSPVLWRCRHCGWAREAKGAPERCPACAHPKAHFEVSSEDW is encoded by the coding sequence ATGCCCGAGCTCAAAGGAACCGAAACCGAAAAGAACCTTCTGGCCGCCTTCGCCGGAGAATGCCAGGCTCACGTCCGCTACGCCTTTTTCGCCAAGCAGGCAAAAAAGGACGGTTATGAACAGATCGCCCACATTTTCCTGGAGACGGCGGAACAGGAACGCGTCCACGCCCGCAGGTTCCACAAGCTCATGGACGGCCTGGATGCCGAGGTGACCCTGTCTTTGCGCTCTGCCGGAGTCGGGACCACGCTCGAGAACCTGAAGCGCTCAGCCGACGACGAGCAACGAGAGAGCGGACGCGACTACCCGACGGCAGCCGCCACGGCGCGGGAGGAAGGGTTCACCGAGGCGGCGCTGGTGTTCGAGAACATCGCCCTGGCCGAAGAGCGCCACCGCTCCCGCTTCCAGGCGCTGGCGGACAACATCGAGGCTGACAGGGTGTTCGTGCGGGACTCCCCGGTGCTGTGGCGCTGCCGCCACTGCGGCTGGGCGCGCGAAGCCAAGGGCGCGCCGGAGAGATGCCCGGCCTGCGCGCATCCCAAGGCGCATTTCGAGGTCAGCTCCGAGGACTGGTAG
- the phoU gene encoding phosphate signaling complex protein PhoU — MDPRFQKELEQLKVKVLQMAAYTDRALEKALGALLNRDVDLARQVIDADREINAMECEVDTLSLRLLALDQPVAMDLRFIVSCMRMVVDLERIGDEAVNIAEQAILLSQASQKALVPDVAALGGQVTEMYRMALRSFREQDAELARKVCAMDSAADDLNMCVLKDAMEAESQDCGLANLDRAIRTVMVARSLERVGDLSTNIAEGAIFVVKGVSIKHHCQPF, encoded by the coding sequence ATGGACCCGAGATTTCAAAAAGAACTGGAGCAGCTCAAGGTCAAGGTGCTGCAAATGGCGGCCTACACCGACCGGGCACTGGAAAAGGCGCTCGGCGCGCTCCTGAACCGCGACGTGGACCTGGCCCGCCAGGTGATCGACGCCGATCGCGAGATAAACGCCATGGAGTGCGAGGTGGACACCCTGTCCCTGCGGCTTCTGGCCCTGGACCAGCCCGTGGCCATGGACCTTCGCTTCATCGTGTCCTGCATGCGCATGGTGGTGGACCTGGAGCGCATCGGCGACGAGGCCGTGAACATCGCCGAGCAGGCCATCCTGCTCTCCCAGGCCTCCCAGAAGGCGCTGGTGCCCGACGTGGCCGCCCTGGGCGGGCAGGTCACGGAGATGTACCGCATGGCGCTTCGCTCCTTCCGCGAACAGGACGCCGAGCTGGCCCGCAAGGTCTGCGCCATGGACTCCGCCGCCGACGACCTCAACATGTGCGTGCTCAAGGACGCCATGGAGGCCGAATCCCAGGATTGCGGCCTGGCCAACCTGGACCGCGCCATCCGCACGGTCATGGTGGCCCGCTCCCTGGAGCGCGTGGGCGACCTCTCCACCAACATCGCCGAGGGAGCCATCTTCGTGGTCAAGGGCGTGTCCATCAAGCACCACTGCCAGCCGTTCTGA
- the pstB gene encoding phosphate ABC transporter ATP-binding protein PstB, producing MTTPVKMTSRNLDFFYGEFQALHAVSMDILMNQVTALIGPSGCGKSTFLRCLNRMNDLIDIARVQGELTLDEQDIYSGEIDVVELRRRVGMVFQKPNPFPKTIFENVAYGLRVNGVSDNAMIARQVEKSLKQAALWNEVKDRLHTNALGLSGGQQQRLCIARALAVDPEVLLMDEPASALDPIATQKIEELIHELKKDLTIIIVTHSMQQAARVSDMTGFFYMGKLIEMDQTETIFTRPSNKQTEDYITGRFG from the coding sequence ATGACGACCCCAGTGAAGATGACCTCCAGGAACCTGGATTTTTTCTACGGCGAATTCCAAGCCCTGCATGCGGTGTCCATGGACATCCTCATGAATCAGGTCACGGCGCTCATCGGCCCGTCAGGATGCGGCAAGTCCACCTTCCTGCGCTGCCTGAACCGCATGAATGACCTGATCGACATCGCGCGGGTGCAGGGCGAGCTGACCCTGGACGAGCAGGACATCTACAGCGGCGAAATCGACGTGGTGGAGCTGCGCCGCCGGGTGGGCATGGTCTTCCAGAAGCCCAACCCCTTCCCCAAGACCATCTTCGAGAACGTGGCCTACGGACTGCGCGTCAACGGCGTGAGCGACAACGCCATGATCGCCCGCCAGGTGGAAAAGAGCCTCAAGCAGGCCGCCCTGTGGAACGAGGTGAAGGACCGGCTGCACACCAACGCCCTGGGCCTCTCCGGCGGCCAGCAGCAGCGCTTGTGCATCGCGCGCGCCCTGGCCGTGGACCCGGAGGTGCTGCTCATGGACGAACCGGCCTCGGCGCTGGACCCCATCGCCACCCAGAAGATCGAGGAGCTCATCCACGAACTCAAGAAGGACCTGACCATCATCATCGTCACCCACTCCATGCAGCAGGCCGCCCGCGTCTCGGACATGACCGGCTTCTTCTACATGGGCAAGCTGATCGAGATGGACCAGACCGAAACCATATTCACCCGTCCCAGCAACAAGCAGACGGAAGACTACATCACCGGCCGTTTCGGCTGA
- a CDS encoding 4Fe-4S binding protein: protein MKILRPTRIERCIGCQSCSLACARLVHQRVSWSTAGIRIVSSGGLSTGFEAKLCLACDPAPCVKACPTGSYSQRKSGGVKVDKSLCIRCGECAKACPVDAIYMEPETNLPYVCIHCGRCVPFCPLNCLEMVNSPHEDKDERDPAPKATAQEASHAD from the coding sequence ATGAAAATCCTGCGGCCAACACGCATCGAGCGCTGCATCGGCTGCCAGTCCTGTTCGCTGGCCTGCGCGCGTCTGGTGCATCAACGGGTTTCCTGGTCCACGGCGGGCATTCGCATCGTATCGTCCGGCGGGCTGTCCACCGGCTTCGAAGCCAAGCTCTGCCTGGCCTGCGACCCCGCGCCCTGCGTCAAGGCGTGCCCCACCGGGTCCTACAGCCAGCGCAAGTCCGGCGGCGTCAAGGTGGATAAATCCCTGTGCATCCGCTGCGGCGAGTGCGCCAAGGCCTGCCCCGTGGACGCCATCTACATGGAGCCGGAAACAAACCTGCCCTACGTGTGCATCCACTGCGGGCGCTGTGTGCCCTTCTGCCCCCTCAACTGCCTGGAGATGGTGAACTCCCCCCACGAAGATAAAGACGAGCGGGACCCCGCGCCCAAGGCGACCGCGCAGGAGGCCAGCCATGCAGATTGA
- a CDS encoding response regulator: MTKESVLIVEDDEDILQLLEYNFQNAGFDVTTASDGLDALAKLRRQRPDLVLLDIMLPGADGFEVCKSIKRDPKTAQVPVIMLTARGEEVDRIVGLELGADDYVVKPFSPRELILRARAVLKRLNPDAVPKQVLRRDGLSVDMDAHKAESGGEEIPLTATEFKLLAELFKSPGRVQTRDQLLNTVWGYEFEGYARTVDTHVRRLRQKLGSHAALVETVRGVGYRFKD, from the coding sequence ATGACCAAGGAGAGCGTGCTTATTGTCGAGGATGACGAAGACATCCTCCAGCTACTCGAATATAATTTCCAGAACGCGGGCTTCGACGTGACCACCGCCAGCGACGGGTTGGACGCCCTGGCCAAGCTGCGCCGCCAGCGCCCCGACCTGGTGCTCCTGGACATCATGCTGCCCGGAGCCGACGGCTTCGAGGTGTGCAAGAGCATCAAGCGCGATCCCAAGACAGCCCAGGTGCCCGTGATCATGCTCACGGCTCGCGGCGAGGAAGTGGACCGCATAGTGGGCCTGGAGCTTGGCGCGGACGACTACGTGGTGAAGCCCTTCAGCCCGCGCGAGCTTATCCTGCGAGCCAGGGCGGTGCTCAAGCGCCTGAACCCGGACGCCGTACCCAAGCAGGTGCTGCGCCGCGACGGCCTGAGCGTGGACATGGACGCCCACAAGGCCGAGTCCGGCGGCGAAGAGATCCCCCTGACCGCGACCGAGTTCAAGCTGCTCGCGGAGCTGTTCAAGAGCCCTGGCCGGGTGCAGACCCGCGACCAGCTCCTGAACACCGTCTGGGGCTACGAGTTCGAGGGATACGCCCGCACCGTGGACACCCACGTGCGCCGCTTGCGCCAGAAGCTCGGCTCCCACGCCGCCCTGGTGGAAACCGTGCGCGGCGTGGGCTATCGTTTCAAGGACTAA